The following proteins are encoded in a genomic region of Enoplosus armatus isolate fEnoArm2 chromosome 11, fEnoArm2.hap1, whole genome shotgun sequence:
- the mettl5 gene encoding rRNA N(6)-adenosine-methyltransferase METTL5 isoform X3 has protein sequence MKLKELESCLQQVDTFEEPKILLEQYPTSPHIAACMLYSIQSTFDDIEGKLVADLGCGCGVLSIGAAMLDAGLCVGFDIDNDALDIFRRNVEEFEISNVDLVQCDLCSLEAEAYAKKFDTVIMNPPFGTKHNQGMDMKFLQAALTMAKTAVYSLHKTSTREHIQKKANDWGVKMEVIAELRYDLPASYKFHKKKSVDIQVDFIRFSKA, from the exons ATGAAACTAAAAGAGTTAGAGAGCTGCTTACAGCAAGTGGACACATTTGAAGAGCCCAAAATCCTTCTTGAACAATATCCAACCAGCCCTCATATTGCAG caTGCATGCTTTACTCAATCCAGAGTACGTTTGATGACATTGAGGGTAAACTAGTGGCTGATCTGGGATGTGGCTGTGGAGTCCTCAGCATCGGGGCTGCGATGCTTGATGCAGG TTTGTGCGTCGGTTTCGACATTGACAACGACGCACTGGACATATTCAGAAGAAACGTAGAGGAATTTGAGATTTCTAACGTGGACCTGGTTCAGTGTGACCTATGCTCTCTGGAGGCAGAGGCGTATGCCAAAAAGTTTGACACTGTAATAATGAATCCACCTTTTGGGACAAAACACAACCAAG gtATGGACATGAAGTTCCTACAGGCTGCTTTAACAATGGCAAAGACAGCAGTGTATTCACTTCATAAAACATCAACACGAGAG CACATACAAAAGAAGGCTAATGACTGGGGAGTGAAGATGGAAGTAATAGCAG AACTAAGGTATGACTTGCCAGCATCGTACAAGTTCCACAAAAAGAAATCG GTTGACATCCAGGTGGACTTCATAAGATTCTCCAAAGCCTGA
- the mettl5 gene encoding rRNA N(6)-adenosine-methyltransferase METTL5 isoform X1: MKLKELESCLQQVDTFEEPKILLEQYPTSPHIAACMLYSIQSTFDDIEGKLVADLGCGCGVLSIGAAMLDAGLCVGFDIDNDALDIFRRNVEEFEISNVDLVQCDLCSLEAEAYAKKFDTVIMNPPFGTKHNQGMDMKFLQAALTMAKTAVYSLHKTSTREHIQKKANDWGVKMEVIAELRYDLPASYKFHKKKSVSKHTVTLQSQGIHVFQQMLQTHSNRS; encoded by the exons ATGAAACTAAAAGAGTTAGAGAGCTGCTTACAGCAAGTGGACACATTTGAAGAGCCCAAAATCCTTCTTGAACAATATCCAACCAGCCCTCATATTGCAG caTGCATGCTTTACTCAATCCAGAGTACGTTTGATGACATTGAGGGTAAACTAGTGGCTGATCTGGGATGTGGCTGTGGAGTCCTCAGCATCGGGGCTGCGATGCTTGATGCAGG TTTGTGCGTCGGTTTCGACATTGACAACGACGCACTGGACATATTCAGAAGAAACGTAGAGGAATTTGAGATTTCTAACGTGGACCTGGTTCAGTGTGACCTATGCTCTCTGGAGGCAGAGGCGTATGCCAAAAAGTTTGACACTGTAATAATGAATCCACCTTTTGGGACAAAACACAACCAAG gtATGGACATGAAGTTCCTACAGGCTGCTTTAACAATGGCAAAGACAGCAGTGTATTCACTTCATAAAACATCAACACGAGAG CACATACAAAAGAAGGCTAATGACTGGGGAGTGAAGATGGAAGTAATAGCAG AACTAAGGTATGACTTGCCAGCATCGTACAAGTTCCACAAAAAGAAATCGGTAAGCAAACATACTGTCACACTACAGTCTCAGGGAATACATGTTTTCCAGCAGATGCTTCAGACACATTCAAACAGATCTTGA
- the mettl5 gene encoding rRNA N(6)-adenosine-methyltransferase METTL5 isoform X2, protein MKLKELESCLQQVDTFEEPKILLEQYPTSPHIAACMLYSIQSTFDDIEGKLVADLGCGCGVLSIGAAMLDAGLCVGFDIDNDALDIFRRNVEEFEISNVDLVQCDLCSLEAEAYAKKFDTVIMNPPFGTKHNQGMDMKFLQAALTMAKTAVYSLHKTSTREHIQKKANDWGVKMEVIAELRYDLPASYKFHKKKSEIYKEKEHTMAHRF, encoded by the exons ATGAAACTAAAAGAGTTAGAGAGCTGCTTACAGCAAGTGGACACATTTGAAGAGCCCAAAATCCTTCTTGAACAATATCCAACCAGCCCTCATATTGCAG caTGCATGCTTTACTCAATCCAGAGTACGTTTGATGACATTGAGGGTAAACTAGTGGCTGATCTGGGATGTGGCTGTGGAGTCCTCAGCATCGGGGCTGCGATGCTTGATGCAGG TTTGTGCGTCGGTTTCGACATTGACAACGACGCACTGGACATATTCAGAAGAAACGTAGAGGAATTTGAGATTTCTAACGTGGACCTGGTTCAGTGTGACCTATGCTCTCTGGAGGCAGAGGCGTATGCCAAAAAGTTTGACACTGTAATAATGAATCCACCTTTTGGGACAAAACACAACCAAG gtATGGACATGAAGTTCCTACAGGCTGCTTTAACAATGGCAAAGACAGCAGTGTATTCACTTCATAAAACATCAACACGAGAG CACATACAAAAGAAGGCTAATGACTGGGGAGTGAAGATGGAAGTAATAGCAG AACTAAGGTATGACTTGCCAGCATCGTACAAGTTCCACAAAAAGAAATCG GAAATCTACAAGGAAAAAGAACACACCATGGCACACAGATTCTAG
- the ssb gene encoding lupus La protein, which produces MAENNEMTPIEKKVARQIEYYFGDHNLPRDKFLKEQLQLDDGWVTLETMLKFNRLKSLTEESSVIVAALQKSKTGLLEISEDKTKVRRSPNKPLPEVNDEYKDALKHKSVYIKGFPLETTLDEIQEWLNGKGAIENIQMRRNLQRQFKGSVFICFDTEESSKQFLERSDIKSFKDNEMLVLSREDYHTKKAEERKHFKAETKAKAKQDKEQQQKHAEEKEMGLLLDEQTGCLLKFSGELEDVSREDFHELFSGHGKIKWVDFTRGAKEGTLLFDGNAKESFDKAKEANGGELKIKNNSVTWQVLEGDEEKEELKKIIEAQQESYNRSKGRGGRGRSGGRGRGGRRGRGGRDQGRTQYRGKKTKFDSDDDDDAPAAPKRELEGADGPAAKVAKTENGS; this is translated from the exons ATGGCAGAAAATAATGAGATGACTCCAATTGAGAAGAAAGTGGCACGACAAATAGAG TACTACTTTGGGGATCACAATCTTCCAAGAGACAAGTTTCTCAAAGAACAACTGCAACTTGATGATGGCTGGGTGACTTTGGAGACGATGCTTAAATTCAACAG ACTGAAGTCTTTAACTGAGGAAAGCAGCGTCATCGTTGCAGCTCTCCAGAAATCAAAGACAGGCCTCTTAGAAATCAGCGAAGACAAGACTAAAGTCAGGAGGTCTCCAAACAAACCCTTACCCGAAGTGAATGATGAATACAAAGATGCTCTTAAACACAAATCTGTGTACAtt AAAGGTTTTCCTCTCGAAACTACCCTCGATGAGATTCAGGAGTGGCTGAATGGGAAAGGTGCCATAGAAAACATTCAGATGAGGAGAAACCTGCAAAGGCAGTTCAAG GGATCAGTGTTCATCTGTTTTGACACAGAAGAGTCATCTAAGCAGTTCCTAGAACGTTCAGACATAAAGTCATTCAAAGACAATGAGATGCTTGTGTTATCAAG AGAAGACTACCATacaaagaaagcagaggagagaaaacacttcaaagcagagacaaaagcaaaagcTAAACA GGACAaggaacagcagcagaaacatgcagaagaaaaagaaatg GGGCTGCTTTTGGATGAACAGACAGGCTGCCTGTTGAAGTTTTCAGGAGAGCTTGAAGATGTTTCAAGAGAGGACTTTCATGAATTGTTCTCTGGGCATGGAAAGATAAAGTGGGTTGATTTTACAAGAGGGGCCAAAGAG GGCACACTCCTTTTCGATGGGAACGCAAAGGAATCGTTCGATAAGGCCAAGGAGGCAAACGGAGGGGAACTGAAAATCAAGAACAACAGTGTCACATGGCAGGTGCttgaaggagatgaggagaaagaagaacTGAAGAAGATCATCGAAGCTCAACAAGAATCGTACAACAGGTCCAAAGGCAGAG GTGGCAGAGGAAGATCAggtggcagaggaagaggaggccgaAGGGGAAGAGGGGGCAGAGATCAAGGCAGAACTCAGTACAGGGGCAAAAAGACGAAATTTGATagtgatgatgacgatgatg cacccGCAGCCCCAAAGAGAGAACTAGAAGGCGCTGATGGTCCTGCAGCAAAGGTTGCCAAAACTGAAAATGGATCTTAG
- the klhl23 gene encoding kelch-like protein 23, with amino-acid sequence MSHKQAEIYTHDFCDGDHPAELLDALRHFYISGLFTDVALQCGESGQVFHCHKALLSARSSYFKVMFTADMRERSNSVIKLTGVDCVVLSALVDYVYTAQVCITESNVQSLLEAADLLQFISVKQACEEFLVRLLDVDNCLGMHAFAELHLCPGLEREARRVMLSRFTELIQQEEFLELDHEKMRSVLAAQNLTVQRDEVLIDAVARWVTHDLDNRVHYAADMLHSIHLDLDEVYFKATLEVQRPCLLNSEGKLKSVIVQALRSNGKEMSASRKMSSSMYVIGGYYWHPLCEVHTWDPISNTWVQGKDMPDHARESYSVSLLGANIYVTGGYRTNTVEALDTVSVYNCDYDEWTEGCPMITARYYHCSVALHGCIYAIGGYRGGAPEQETEFYDPLKRKWFPVAKMIQGVGNATACVMGDKIYVTGGHYGYRGNSTYEKIQVYRPDVNEWSILTITPHPEYGLCSVSLHNKLYLVGGQTTIADCYDIEKDEWRPISVMKERRMECGAAVINGCIYVTGGYSYSKGTYLQSIEKYDPQLDSWEIVGTLPSPARSHGCVCVFSV; translated from the exons ATGTCACACAAGCAAGCCGAAATCTACACACACGACTTCTGTGATGGTGACCACCCAGCAGAGCTCCTGGATGCTCTCCGGCATTTCTACATCAGCGGCCTGTTTACAGACGTGGCTCTACAATGCGGCGAGTCCGGACAGGTGTTTCACTGCCACAAGGCGCTGCTGTCAGCCCGCAGCTCTTATTTCAAAGTCATGTTCACAGCTGATATGAGGGAGAGGTCGAACAGCGTCATCAAACTGACCGGGGTGGACTGCGTGGTCCTGAGCGCCCTGGTGGACTATGTGTACACAGCGCAGGTGTGCATCACCGAGAGCAACGTGCAGAGCCTGCTGGAGGCAGCGGACCTCCTGCAGTTCATATCTGTGAAGCAAGCGTGCGAGGAGTTCCTCGTTCGCCTCCTGGATGTGGACAACTGTCTGGGGATGCACGCTTTTGCTGAGCTGCACCTGTGTCCCGGTCTGGAGAGGGAGGCCCGCAGAGTGATGCTGAGCCGGTTCACGGAGCTCATCCAGCAGGAGGAGTTCCTCGAGCTTGATCACGAGAAGATGAGGTCGGTCTTGGCTGCTCAGAACCTCACTGTGCAGAGGGATGAGGTGTTGATAGATGCCGTAGCCAGATGGGTCACCCATGACTTGGATAATCGTGTTCACTATGCTGCAGACATGCTGCACTCCATCCATCTGGACCTGGATGAGGTTTACTTCAAGGCCACTTTAGAGGTGCAAAGACCATGCTTGCTGAACAGTGAAGGGAAATTAAAATCTGTGATCGTTCAGGCTTTAAGGTCCAATGGCAAGGAGATGTCAGCCAGCAGGAAAATGTCTTCCAGCATGTATGTCATCGGTGGATACTACTGGCACCCTCTTTGTGAAGTTCACACATGGGATCCTATCAGCAACACCTGGGTGCAAGGAAAAGACATGCCTGACCATGCAAGAGAGAGCTACAGCGTCAGTTTACTTGGAGCAAATATTTATGTGACTGGTGGTTACAGGACAAACACTGTTGAGGCTCTGGACACAGTTTCAGTTTATAACTGTGACTATGACGAATGGACAGAGGGTTGCCCCATGATCACAGCTAGATACTATCATTGCTCTGTGGCCTTGCATGGCTGTATTTATGCCATCGGAGGCTACAGAGGAGGAGCTCCAGAGCAAGAGACAGAATTTTATGATCCTTTGAAAAGGAAATGGTTCCCTGTGGCCAAAATGATCCAAG GTGTAGGAAATGCCACTGCCTGTGTAATGGGAGATAAAATCTATGTGACCGGAGGTCACTATGGATACAGAGGAAACTCCACCTATGAAAAAATCCAAGTCTACAGGCCAGATGTCAATGAGTGGAGCATCCTTACAATAACTCCCCATCCAG AGTATGGGCTGTGTTCTGTATCTCTCCACAACAAGCTGTATTTGGTGGGTGGACAGACGACTATCGCAGACTGCTACGACATAGAGAAAGACGAATGGAGACCAATATCagtgatgaaggagaggaggatggagtgTGGGGCAGCAGTAATAAATGGTTGTATTTATGTAACAGGGGGATACTCCTACTCAAAAGGGACATATCTGCAAAGTATTGAGAAATACGACCCTCAGCTGGACTCTTGGGAGATTGTGGGGACTCTTCCCAGCCCAGCCAGATCacatggatgtgtttgtgttttcagtgtttag
- the phgdh gene encoding D-3-phosphoglycerate dehydrogenase, which yields MAPISIKTVLISESVDPRCKTILEENGIRVTEKQNMKKDELMAEIKDYDGLVVRSATKVTADVINAASNLKIIGRAGTGVDNVDVDAATKKGVIVMNTPSGNTISAAELTCALLMSLSRYVPQAAMSMKQGNWDRKKFMGAELYGKVLGIVGLGRIGKEVASRMQSFGMTTIGYDPITPPEVTASWGVVQMSLEQLWPQCDYITVHTPLMPSTVGLLNDESFAKCKKGVKVVNCARGGIIDEAALVRALESGQCGGAGLDVFVEEPPKDRSLVDHPNVISCPHLGASTKEAQARCGEDIALQIVDMVKGKKLVGAVNAQVFASTFSQESHQLIKLGEAVGAVLQSCTASKKPFSHVQIITQGDCMKSSTGYMTSSVLVGLLNQESGCCPNLINVLSLAKESGITVNQTHSASDGATRGVCKVEIVAGGCSYKASGSVQGGVPVLLELSGSAFRQPVSLTGNLLFFKASADPQLLSSVAGLLATEGVEIESFSAPADRAGDLWYCVGVSSLLQDLSALKPLVKEAAQLSI from the exons ATGGCCCCGATCTCCATCAAGACAGTTTTAATCAGCGAGAGCGTTGACCCTCGCTGCAAGACGATTCTGGAGGAAAATGGCATCCGAGTCACGGAAAAGCAGAATATGAAGAAGGATGAATTAATGGCGGAGATTAAG GACTACGATGGCCTTGTGGTTCGATCTGCAACGAAGGTAACGGCTGATGTTATTAATGCTGCTAGTAATCTCAAAATCATTGGGAGAGCTGGGACTGGTGTGGACAATGTGGATGTTGATGCTGCCACCAAAAAGGGTGTTATTGTCATGAA CACACCGAGCGGTAACACCATCAGTGCCGCTGAGCTGACATGTGCCCTGCTGATGAGCCTCTCAAG ATATGTCCCTCAAGCTGCAATGTCGATGAAACAAGGGAACTGGGATCGCAAAAAG TTCATGGGCGCAGAGCTGTATGGCAAGGTGCTCGGAATAGTTGGACTTGGAAGAATAGGAAAAGAAGTGGCCTCAAGAATGCAGTCATTTGGCATGACG ACTATCGGCTATGATCCAATCACTCCTCCTGAGGTGACAGCCAGCTGGGGGGTGGTGCAGATGTctctggagcagctgtggcccCAGTGTGACTATATTACGGTCCACACTCCCTTAATGCCCTCTACTGTTG GTCTGCTTAATGATGAATCGTTTGCTAAATGCAAGAAAGGAGTGAAGGTGGTGAACTGTGCACGAGGGGGCATCATTGACGAGGCTGCTCTCGTCAGAGCTTTGGAGTCTGGGCAGTGTGGAGGCGCAGGGCTGGATGTCTTTGTTGAG GAGCCTCCTAAGGACCGTTCATTGGTCGACCATCCTAATGTCATCAGCTGTCCTCACCTGGGAGCCAGCACAAAGGAGGCTCAGGCTCGTTGTGGGGAGGACATCGCTCTGCAGATTGTGGACATGGTGAAGGGCAAGAAGCTGGTTGGAGCT GTGAACGCACAGGTTTTTGCCAGCACGTTCTCCCAGGAATCTCACCAGCTGATCAAACTGGGAGAAGCTGTCGGAGCTGTGCTGCAGTCATGCACTGCTTCTAAGAAACCGTTCAGTCATGTCCAGATCATCACGCAAG GGGACTGTATGAAGTCCTCCACTGGTTACATGACTTCATCAGTACTGGTTGGGCTGCTGAATCAGGAATCTGGCTGTTGCCCAAACCTCATCAATGTACTGAGCCTCGCCAAGGAGTCTGGAATCACG GTAAACCAGACCCACTCTGCGTCTGACGGGGCAACCCGTGGTGTGTGTAAGGTGGAGATTGTGGCCGGTGGCTGCAGCTACAAAGCCAGCGGTTCGGTTCAAGGTGGCGTGCCGGTCCTCCTGGAGCTGAGCGGCAGTGCGTTCAGACAGCCGGTCTCTCTCACTGGAAATCTGCTGTTCTTCAAGGCCTCCGCAGATCCTCAGCTGCTATCCTCAGTGGCTG GACTTCTCGCCACAGAGGGAGTGGAGATTGAGTCTTTCAGTGCTCCCGCAGACCGCGCTGGGGATCTGTGGTATTGTGTGGGGGTGTCCTCTCTCCTGCAAGACCTCAGTGCCTTGAAGCCTTTGGTTAAGGAGGCAGCACAGCTCAGCATTTAA